One Tribolium castaneum strain GA2 chromosome 6, icTriCast1.1, whole genome shotgun sequence genomic window, tctctttgaaggtaagtgtatttattactcaggaaatttgagcaaaaaaattgaaaattttaaatctcgtgaaaagttgaaataatacagaaaatgaaccgctgaattcaatggaacaaaccgcattgctctacgacttttagtttttgagttataaatattttaataaataatttggcgcatccatcatttttcacgttaataaataattttttaactaagtcctggagtgaggtagtgttgtaaaaatggtggtgtaatacagaaaatgagccgctgaattcactagaacaaaccgttttgctctacgacttttagtttttgagttataatttttttaataaacaatttggcccatccaccatttttcaagttaataaataattttttaactaagtcctggagtgaggtagtgttgtaaaaatgacggtgtaatacagaaaatgggccgctgaattcactagaacaaaccgttttgttcTACGACTTTCAGTTttgaagttataaattttttaataaataatttggcgcatccaccatttttcaagtttataaataattttttaactatgtCCTGGAGtgaggtagtgttgtaaaaatgacggtgtaatacagaaaatgagccgctgaattcactagaacaaaccgttttgctctatgacttttagtttttgagttataatttttttaataaataattcggcgcatccaccaatttttaagttaataaataaattgttaattaagtCTTCAAGTAAGgcagtgttgtaaaaatgacggtataatagagaaaatgagccgctgaattcactagaacaaaccgttttacTCTACGACTttaagtttttgagttatgatttttttgttgaacaaTTATGTATTCCTCTATGAGATAGCTACCctaattttaggcaaaaaaaattaaattttgtgaaaagttggtataacacgtaaaatgagccgcagaaTTCACTGGAGTAAACTGTTTTGCTCTAAGACTTTTAGGACTTTTAGTtcttaagttatgaattttttcgttgacaatttttaaaaatttttaatttttttaattacggcaaaactattcaaaaaactggaactattttgatgtaagcttatgtaaaatgatacAGAGAGTCGATTGACGTTGAGAAAATCGTCGAATTCCTactagttttttgatttttttgcttttgcttgcaattttctcgaaaagtATTAGTCCGAGAATAATgatctttttttcaaagttagaTAATTGAAAGAACTTTACAGCGATAATAATCTTAAGGTTACGTTTAAttgttccggagttattgccaAATAAACGCCAATAGACTTTTAAGAACGTAAAGACATGGAAAAGTCCAGTAAACGTTGTTAGagcaactttaatttttttttaatttttctgaagATAAGTCACTTGACCACTAAAATTTTAggcaaagaaattaaaaattgcaaacattGTGAAAAGCTGTAGAATTTTTAGTTTCCGAGCTATGATTTCTTTAgtggaaaactaaaaatgctgCTGTGGAATGAATAGCTTACACgtttttccgaaaaatttcACTCTTATCGAGCATATTAAAGGTGTAACAAATCCCCTCGTCTGTGACAATCGGAGTGAAGAGATTTTTGCACGAAAGCGGCTTCCCCATATAGTGACAATCCTGGATTTTAAACTCGGGCCTCACTTGATCAACAACATCGAAGAATTGTTCCGGAAAGGTGTAATTATttgtgtaatttaatttgcggTAATTACAAATGAGAGACATGTATTCAAACTGTTTGTttctgaaaattaattaaaaacaaccaaaacgattaattaattaattaattactcgAGGCTGGTTAGAGAGATTTTGTCTTCTTTCATTTGGAGTATCTTCGTGTAATTGAAGATGTTTTGAATGGATTTGGACTCCGGGCATACGGTGACCGCCGGAAACGGGATACTGTAAATGGGGGTTTCCCTTGTAGCGAAAGTTACAATAACTGGACTTAAATCCCATTTTTTGTAAACGGCGTAAATCGAGATTGAGCAAGCGGTGAGGCACATTAGGAAAATGACGAACCACCAAATCCTGCGATTAATTAAgtagtagaaaaaattgtattttcatACTTACATACCGTTCAAAAATCGTCCGCTTTTCGCCAAAGTATTTAAACCCGTGAATGCTCGTGCATTCGCAATACTCCCGGAAATAGTCCCTCacactgttaaaaaaatacttccgGGTGTGATCCTCttccattttttatgcaaTCCTCCGGAGAGTCCGCCAATGACTGAAAGTCTCCGGCTTTATCCTGTTTATGCGTAAACACAAACGCATcaacaaattaattagaatTCGAGGCTCGGCAAGGTATCGAATTACAAgggaaaaataatgaaaccacACATGTgatacatatttatttaagGCTCTGGTCCGGCCCAAAACCCGTACAAATACCAGTTACAAATCATCCTAACCGACAAGAAATAGATGATTTCCAGCAGCGACAGGATCGAAAATCCGGTAAAGAGCCCCAAAAGGCCGCCGAAATTCGCCAGGAAATCGGTCGGACCGTAAAGCTCGTTACGTTGCGATCGGATGAAGTTGTTAGTGTCGAAATATATCGTCAATGAAGACATGTGTGTCCTGGAATTGACCAAACTCGAATTTTGTTATCAAAGAACCAACGTACTTATCCGTGCTGtaattttggtatttttgtcTCTGGGCAGCTTTTTGCTTTTCCCAGTCCCAGTTGCTCTGCGAAATGTCCACTTCGTAAGTTAGGTCGTCGCAAATCGGCAAACAATTGCAATCAACGTCACGATCCGGGCTTTTTTGAAGTTTCGTTTGATTGAGTTGGTTTTTGAGATGCTTCACTTGCATGGCGGCTAGAAATTGGCGTCAAGTTTGCGGAttgggaaattaaaatttaccttCGGCGTAAATCAAGCATTCGATGTAGCGCGTACCGCAGACTTTTGTCCCGTTTTCTCCTAAAacgaaaatttggtttttcgagatatattaATTTATCCGGAacggtttttttattttattttattttattcgtaTGGAAGAAGTAAAAATcggttcattattttttacaatcgaAGGTTCTTATGAATATCTTgcataattatataaatacggatgccaaaatattttttgagaaaacagaaaaaattattaaaactttaagaAGTAATCAtcgatttataatttttcttgctctacgacttttagttttaaaaagttataaattttttaataaataatttggcgcatccaccatttttcatgttaaaaaataattttttaactaagtcCTGAACAgaggtagtgttgtaaaaatgacgGTGGAATacggaaaatgagccgctgaattcactagaacaaaccgttttgctctacgacttttagtttttgagttataaattttttaataaataatttggcgcatccaccatttttcaagtttataaataattttttaactaagtcctggagtgaggtagtgttgtaaaaatgaaggtgtaatacagaaaatgagccgctgaattcactagaacaaaccgttttgctctacgacttttagtttttgagatgtaaattttttaataaataatttggcgcatccaccatttttcatgttaaaaaataattttttaactaagtcCTGAACAgaggtagtgttgtaaaaatgacgGTGGAATacggaaaatgagccgctgaattcactagaacaaaccgttttgctctacgacttttagtttttgagttataaattttttaataaataatttggcgcattcaccacttttcatgttaataaataatttttttaactaagtcCTAGAGTGAGGTAATGTTGTAAAAATGATGGTggaatacagaaaatgagccgctgaattcactagaacaaaccgttttgctctacgacttttagtttttgagatgtaaatattttaataaataatttggcgcatccaccattttttatgttaaaaaataattttttaactaagtcCTGGACAgaggtagtgttgtaaaaatgacgGTGGAATacggaaaatgagccgctgaattcactagaacaaaccgttttgcactacggcttttagtttttgagttataaattttttaataaataatttggcgcatccaccatttttcgtgttaaaaaataattttttaactaagtcCTGGACAgaggtagtgttgtaaaaatgacgGTGGAATacggaaaatgagccgctgaattcactagaataaaccgttttgctctacgacttttagtttttgagttataaattttttaataaataatttggcgcatccaccatttttcaagttaataaataattttttaactaagtcctggagtgaggtagtgttgtaaaaatgacgGTGGAATacggaaaatgagccgctgaattcactagaataaaccgttttgctctacgacttttagtttttgagttataaattttttaataaataatttggcgcatccaccatttttcaagttaataaataattttttaactaagtcctggagtgaggtagtgttgtaaaaatgacggtgtaatacagaaaatgagccgctgaattcactagaacaaaccgttttgcactacggcttttagtttttgagttataaattttttaataaataatttggcgcatccaccatttttcatgttaaaaaataattttttaactaagtcCTGGACAgaggtagtgttgtaaaaatgacgGTGGAATacggaaaatgagccgctgaattcactagaacaaaccattttgctctacgacttttagttttatgCGTAAGATATATAGCATATAGTAAGATTTATGCGTAATTTTTACACAACCGTCCACAAAACTTACTTACTTGGCATGAAAAAGTTGACACACCCACACACATCCAACGTGTAATTTGTAAGGCATTCCATCATGCAATTTAAGGCCGAATAAATCttgaaatatttcaatttaCGATCGGTCGGAAAGTAGCATTCCCTTTTTTCCGGTcgaaattttttcaccgaCTCAGAAGTCGTGATCATAATGGGATGAATTGCACCGACAACTCTCTGGTCCAAAGGGAGTTGGAAATATTGTTGGCTAGGTCTGGGCAACCTTATGGGCGTATGCAACAATACCCTATACCCTTGCATGGACGTACAAGCGTAGTCTAGGTCCTCTTTCTGggtcaaaatattaaaagttagCCCATTGGTAGCCCCGGCGTAAAGGGCACGTCGAGGGTAGGCGTAAATCCCAGCGTCCTGGGTGTACCCATCCTTCATGGTCCACTGATGGGACACGCGGCCCACTTGGTGATAATTACGAAAATGCACCCTTGAAAggattaacattttttggaaaaaacaacaaaaaggaCTCACACTTCCTCATTGAAAATTTCACTCCGATCAAGCATATTAAAAGTGTAACAAACCCCTTCGTCTGTCAAAATCGGGGTGAAAAGATACTTGCAGTTTATGTCCCGCCCCATATAACGACAACCTTGGACGTTAAATTTTGGCTTAACCTCGTTAATTACATTGAAAAGCTCATCAGGATAAGTAAATTTGTAATCGGTgaagtttgaataaaattcgTCGTCTCGAAGGTCGCACAATAACgacaagtaattaaaatttgtattccTGCAAGAATTTTTCAGAAGAGAATTTTATTAACCGGTCAATTACTCGGTCAGTGTCACATTCAGCCGATCTTCCTTCATTTGGAGCACTtttgtgtaattaaaaatGCTCTGAACTGACTTAGACTCCGGGCAAATCGTAACCGAAGGAAACGGAATATCAAAAATCGGAGTTCCGGTCGTTGCAAAAGTGACAATTACCGGACTAGTGTCCCACTTTTTGTACACCGCGTATATGAAATACACACACGCGGTGAGACAAATCACGAAATTAATAAACCACCAAACTCTGCAAAATCAATTtggttcaaaaattaaaatagggGAATTACCGTTCGAAAATGGTGCGTTTTTCGCCGAAATACCGGAAGCCATGGATGCTCGTGCACACACAATATTCCCGAAAATAATTTCGCACTTTTTTGAAGAAAGTCGGAGGTGGGACTTCGCTCGACGTCATTTTCCCGAATGAGGAAAGgttttaactttattaatgTGTGATTTTTAGATAGGGATGTGCCGGGGGATTGGTTGTGAATGAATGCAAATTGAGTAAACAAAAGTGGTTGAGGTAATGGAATTAGAGATAGGGCAAGGGAAGGGCTAATTAAGGGCGAATGAGGGACACTAATTAATCAACAAatacatttattaataataaaaatgtgttgttattacagtaaaacctccctTAACGGACACCTCCCATTAGCGGACACTTCTCCACAATGGACAATTAAAGgttccccatcggtgtccgttgttgagagatttGTAATCGTATTAatatcattaaattttttgtgtaattggGATAAATTAATGCAGTTATTGTaatattcaaattaaataCAACAAATAGCACGACTAAAGACATTGTGCTTGGTGTAGACAGACGtcgtaaaatgaaaaataggctgctaagaaaaacaaaaaatagtgcGATGTGATCTTGTAGAATTGtgaaaatttgaacaaaaacaagcaatctttttaaaacaatttattgaaatatttaaataaaaatacaagaaaatgtaaatacgGCTGATAATGAGTggtatgattaaaaaaagtatttacttttactttaaGTAAATATTACTTAACTTTCAATTATCTGTAGTATCTGCTTCAtcgtaaattattaattaaaaaatttataactcaaaaactaaaagtcgtagagcaaaacggtttgttctagtgaattcaacggttcattttctgtattacaccgtcagttttacaacactaccttACTCGAGgacttagttaaaaaattatttataaacttgaaaaatggtggatgcgccaaattatttattaaaaaatttataactttaaaactgaaagtcgtagaacaaaacggtttgttctagtgaattcagcggctcattttctgtattacaccgctaTTCTTACAACACTATCTCACTTGAAGACttagttaaatatttatttattaacttgaaaaatggtggatgcgccgattcattaattaaaaaaatttataactcaaaaactaaaagtcatagagcaaaacggtttgttctagtgaattcagcggttcattttctgtattacaccgtcATTTTTACTACACTACCTCACTCCAGgacttagttaaaaaattatttattaacttgaaaaatggtgaatgcgccaaattatttatttaaaaatttataactttaaaactgaaagtcgtagaacaaaacggtttgttctagtgaattcagcggctcattttctgtattacaccgtaatttttacaacactacctcactccaggacttagttaaaaaattatttattaacttgaaaaatggtggatgcgccaaattatttattaaaaaatttataactttaaaactgaaagtcgtagaacaaaacggtttgttctagtgaattcagcggctcattttctgtattacaccgctaTTCTTACAACACTATCTCACTTGAAGACttagttaaatatttatttattaacttgaaaaatggtggatgcgccgattcattaattaaaaaatttataactcaaaaactaaaagtcgtagagcaaaacggtttgttccagtgaattcagcggttcattttctgtattagaCCGCCATTTTttcaacaccacctcacttaAAAACATTGCTACAGAGCAAATGCTTTTTAGTCATACCACACAAtaatgcttaaaaaataaaataaaaaataactgtgCTAGTGTTAATAGgtatattatttaatatgtgcaagaataaataaaaaatgtgcaaacaTATGGTAAATATCTACATTTGAGGCCCTGCCCAAAACCCGTACAAATACCGGTTGCAAATCATCCTAACCgacaagaaataaataatttccagCAGCGAAAGGATAGAAAATCCGGTAAAAAGCCCCAAAAGTCCGCCAAAATTCGCCAAAAAATCGGTCGGGCCGTAAAGCTCATTACGTTGCGATCGAATGAAACTGTTATATTCGAAAAAGAGCGTCAGTGTGGACATGTGTATCCTAGAATTGTCCGAATTCGAATTTTGCAAACGAACGACAAGAAACGTACTTATCAGTGCTATAGTTCTGATATTTCGGCCCTAGAGCCACTATCTGTTTTCTCCAATCCCAGTTACTTTGCGAAACGTCCACTTCGTAAGTTATGTCGTCGCAAATCGGCAAACATTTACAATCCAAGCCACTACCGGAGATTTTTCCATGTTTGGTTTCATTGAGCTGGCTTCTGAGATGCTTGAGTTGCATCACAGCTAAAATTCGCACTTGTGTGAAGTTAATTACAACGGAAAACTACCTTCGGTGTAAAGCAAGCAGTCGATGTTGCCCGTACCGCAAATTTTTGTCCCATTCTCCCCTACAATCACAAAACCAGGTCCATTTTTCACAAactaattggcgcagtcagtaggaagAATAATAAGaatgaagaaagtttaatttttttgggcaaaattacgattttcaAAAGCTAGGTGCgactaatttacaaaaaatatttcttacgTGGCATGAAAAAGTTGACACACCGACACATTTTTAAGGTGTAGTTCGTGAGACATTCAAGCCTGCAATTTAGCGCCGaataaatcttaaaaaatttcaacttgCGGTCAGTGGGGAAGTAACACTCCCGTTTTTCCGgtggaaattttttcaccgattCAGAAGTTGTGATTATGATGGGATGAATTGCACCGACAACTCTCTGGTCCAAAGGgagttgaaaaaattgttggctGGGTCTGGGCAACCTTATGGGTGTATGCAACAACACCTTGTACCCTTGCATGGAGGTGCAAGCGTAGTCTAGGTCCTCATTTTTGGTCATAATATTGAAAGTTAGGCCGTTTCGAGCACCGGGGTAAAGAGCTCGTTGTGGGTAAGTGCGAATCTGTGCGTCCTGGGCGTACCCATTGCTCATGGACCAGCGATGGGACAGGCGACCCACGTGGTGgtaattacgaaaattaaCCCTTGAAAggattaacttttttttggaaaaacaacCAAAAGGACTCACACTTCCGCATTGAAAATTTCCCTCCGATCAAGCATATTAAAAGTGTAACAAACCCCTTCGTCTGTCAAAATTGGGGTAAAAAGCTCCTTGCAGTTTCTGCTCCGCCCCATATAACGACAATCTTGGACGTTAAATTTTGGCTTAACCTCGTTAATTACGTTGAAAAACTCATCTGAATAAGTTTGTTCGTAATCAGtgaagttaaaataaaaatcgatcTCTCGAGGATCACACAGTAATGccaagtaattaaaatttgtatttctacaaaaaatctttagatagaatttttttccCCGGTTAATTACTCGGCTTCCGTCACATTAAGCCAATTTTCCTTCTTTTGGAGCACTTTcgtgtaattaaaaatactcGGAACGACTTTCGACTCCGGACAAATCGTAACCGAAGGAAACGGGATATCGAAAATCACAGTTCTGGTCGTTGCAAAAGAGACAATTACCGGACTAGAGTCCCACTTTTGGTACACAGCGTGTATGAAATACCCACAAGCGGCGAGACAAATCACGAAATTAATAAACCACCAAATtctgtaaaattaatttggttcaaaaaaattgaaaattgggGGATTTACCGTTCGAAAATGGTGCGTTTTTCGCCGAAATAGCGGAAACCATGAATGCTCGTGCACACACAATACTCTCTAAAATAATTTcgcaattttttgataaaaggcAAAGGTGGGATCGCGCTCGGCTTCATTTTTCCGaatgaagaaaaatttaattttataattgcgCGAAGGTCAGGTGTCGAGGGATTGatgcaaaaaatgcaataaacaaGTGGCTGAGGTAATGGAATTAGGGTCactaattaataaacaattacttttatttgcaaaatttcatcaTCCAAATACCGCACCtgatatttttagaacttAAGAGATTTTTATCTACGgctaaatttacaatttttccgCATCCAAATTTTTGGAATAACATATTTGGAAGTTTAGAAGACGCTTCTTagaactttatttattacaggTCGCTGTTAGTTTATTTAATGCTTTAGAACGTAGATCGCTGCTTGAAAGACTAGTTTTATCGCAGGTTTCTGTAACACTGTGCTTGGAGATTTAAGGCATaatttatcatattttttttaataacttacaAAGACAATTTTGAGGCTTTCAGATAATTTATactgtttctttattttatttttatttttaaaaatgaacttAAATTCCTACTATGGGCCCGAGATACTTACCATTTTATgaggaaaattaaaattttgcttaatttggacaaaaaccaccatttttttttgaaaaaatttattgtagtatttaaataaaacacaacaaaTGGCAATAGTTCGCTGTAGACATTGTAAAATGTACGAGTAAATGCTGctaacaatataaaaaaactaaatgctGTCTGTTCATTACTAGGGTGTTAGGAGTAATATTATGCTcaagatataagtaaaaaatgtgcaaacaTATGGTAAATATCTACATTTGAAGCCCTGCCCAAAACCCGAACAAATACCGGTTGCAAATCATCCTAaccgacaaaaaataaataatttccagtagcgaaagtatagaaaaaaaatccggTAAAAAGCCCCAAAAGTCCAccaaaatttgccaaaaaatcgGTCGGActagtgaattcagcggctcattttctgtattacaccgtcATTTTTACTACACTCTCTCACTCCAGgacttagttaaaaaattatttattaacttgaaaaatggtggatgcgccaaattatttattaaaaaatttataactcaaaaactaaaagtcgtagagcaaaacgggttgttctagtgaattcagcggctcattttctgtattacaccgtcATTTTTACTACACTCTCTCACTCCAGgacttagttaaaaaattatttattaacttgaaaaatggtggatgcgccaaattatttattaaaaaatttataactcaaaaactaaaagtcgtagagcaaaacggtttgttctagtgaattcagcggctcattttctgtattacaccgctaTTCTTACAACACTATCTCACTTGAAGACttagtaaaatatttatttattaacttgaaaaatggtggatgcgccaaattatttattaaaaaatttataactcaaaaactaaaagtcgtagagcaaaacggtttgttctagtgaattcagcggctcattttctgtattacaccgctaTTCTTACAACACTATCTCACTTGAAGACttagttaaatatttatttattaacttgaaaaatggtgcaTGCGCCgattcattaattaaaaaatttataactcaaaaacgaaaagtcgtagagcaaaacggtttgttccagtgaattcagcggctcattttctgtattagaCCGCCATTTTttcaacaccacctcacttaAAAACTTTGCTACAGAGCAAATGCTTTTTAGTCATACCACACAAtaatgcttaaaaaataaaataaaaaataactgtgCTAGTGTTAATACGTATATTATTTACTATGTgcaagaataaataaaaaatgtgcaaacaTATGGTAAATATCTACATTTGAGGCCCTGCCCAAAACCCGTACAAATACCGGTTGCAAATCATCCTAaccgacaaaaaataaataatttccagtAGCGAAAGTATAGAAAATCCGGTAAAAAGCCCCAAAAGTCCGCCAAAATTCGCCAAAAAATCGGTGGGACCGTAAAGCTCGTTACGTTGCGAACGAATAAAACTGTTATATTCGAAAAAAAGCGTCAGTGTGGACATGTGTATCCTGGAATTGTTCAAAATCTAAGTTTGCCACAATCGGTAAGAAACGCACTTATCAGTGTCGTAATTCTGGTGTTTCTGCCCTTGTGCGTCTTTCTGTTTTTTCCAATCCCAGTTACTTTGCGAAATGTCCACTTCGTAAGTCAGGTCGTCGCAAATCGGCAAACAGTTACAATCAACGTCACTATCGTCGCTTTCTCCATGTTGCGTTTGGTTGAGTTGGCTTCTGTGATGTGTAACTTGCAAAACAGCTAAAATTCGTCATTTTTTTGAGGACCATTGCAACGAAAAACTACCTTCGGCGAAAGTCAAGCAGTCGTTGCTGGCCGTACCGCAAATTTTTGTGCCGTTCTCTCCTGaaaagttttcgaaaaacaattttttttattaaaaatgagctatttttaataacattttccGAATTCACTTTTGTTGAAGCGacaaaattttgtctattttttacaaacttaATTGGCCCAGTCAGTAGGACTTCAATatacgtaaaaaattttttatatttttttaataacttgacACTTACTTGGCATGAAAAAACTAACACAGCCACACACATCCAACGTGTAATTCGTCAGACATTCAAACCTGCAATTCAGCGACGAATATAtcttaaaatatttcagtttCCGGTCAGTTTGAAAGTAACATTCCCTTTTTTCGGGTCGAAACTTTTTTACCGACTCAGAAGTCGTGATCATAATGGGATGAATTGCACCGACAACTCTCTGGTCTAAAGGCAGTTGGAAAAACTGTTGGCTAGGTCTGGGCACCCTTATGGGCGTATGCAACAAAACCCTGTACCCTTGCATGGACGTACAAGCGTAATCTAGATCCTCTTTCTTGGTCAAAATACTGAAAGTTAGTCCTTTGAGAGCACCGGGATAAAGAGCTCGTCTTGGATAAGTGTGAATGTTTGCGTCATGGGCGTACCCATTGCTCATGGACCATTGATGGGACAGATGACCCATGTGGTGGTAATCGCGAAAATGAACCCTTGAAAGGattagcatttttttggaaaaacgaCCAAAAGGACTCACACTTCCTCACTGAAAATTTCACTCCGATCAAGCATATTAAACGTGTAACAAACCCCTTGGTCTGTCAAAATTGGGGTAAAAAGCTCCTTGCAGTTTTTATCCCACCCCATGTACCGACAATCCTGGATGTTAAATTTGGGCTTAACGTCgtcaattaaatcaaaaaactcaTCGGAATAAGTAAATTGGTAATCAGTGTAGTTCAAATAAAATTCGTCGCTTCGAAGGTCACAC contains:
- the LOC660896 gene encoding pickpocket protein 28; this translates as MTSSEVPPPTFFKKVRNYFREYCVCTSIHGFRYFGEKRTIFERVWWFINFVICLTACVYFIYAVYKKWDTSPVIVTFATTGTPIFDIPFPSVTICPESKSVQSIFNYTKVLQMKEDRLNVTLTENTNFNYLSLLCDLRDDEFYSNFTDYKFTYPDELFNVINEVKPKFNVQGCRYMGRDINCKYLFTPILTDEGVCYTFNMLDRSEIFNEEVVHFRNYHQVGRVSHQWTMKDGYTQDAGIYAYPRRALYAGATNGLTFNILTQKEDLDYACTSMQGYRVLLHTPIRLPRPSQQYFQLPLDQRVVGAIHPIMITTSESVKKFRPEKRECYFPTDRKLKYFKIYSALNCMMECLTNYTLDVCGCVNFFMPRENGTKVCGTRYIECLIYAEAAMQVKHLKNQLNQTKLQKSPDRDVDCNCLPICDDLTYEVDISQSNWDWEKQKAAQRQKYQNYSTDKTHMSSLTIYFDTNNFIRSQRNELYGPTDFLANFGGLLGLFTGFSILSLLEIIYFLSVRMICNWYLYGFWAGPEP
- the LOC107398538 gene encoding pickpocket protein 28-like, whose translation is MKPSAIPPLPFIKKLRNYFREYCVCTSIHGFRYFGEKRTIFERIWWFINFVICLAACGYFIHAVYQKWDSSPVIVSFATTRTVIFDIPFPSVTICPESKVVPSIFNYTKVLQKKENWLNVTEAENTNFNYLALLCDPREIDFYFNFTDYEQTYSDEFFNVINEVKPKFNVQDCRYMGRSRNCKELFTPILTDEGVCYTFNMLDRREIFNAEVVNFRNYHHVGRLSHRWSMSNGYAQDAQIRTYPQRALYPGARNGLTFNIMTKNEDLDYACTSMQGYKVLLHTPIRLPRPSQQFFQLPLDQRVVGAIHPIIITTSESVKKFPPEKRECYFPTDRKLKFFKIYSALNCRLECLTNYTLKMCRCVNFFMPRENGTKICGTGNIDCLLYTEAVMQLKHLRSQLNETKHGKISGSGLDCKCLPICDDITYEVDVSQSNWDWRKQIVALGPKYQNYSTDKIHMSTLTLFFEYNSFIRSQRNELYGPTDFLANFGGLLGLFTGFSILSLLEIIYFLSVRMICNRYLYGFWAGPQM
- the LOC107398537 gene encoding pickpocket protein 28-like, with protein sequence MKSDEIPPLTFFKKMRNYFREYCVCTSIHGFRYFGEKRTIFERIWWFINFVICLAACGYFIHAVYQKWDSSPVIVSFATTRTVIFDIPFPSVTICPESKVVPSIFNYTKVLQKKENWLNVTEAENTNFTYMSLLCDLRSDEFYLNYTDYQFTYSDEFFDLIDDVKPKFNIQDCRYMGWDKNCKELFTPILTDQGVCYTFNMLDRSEIFSEEVVHFRDYHHMGHLSHQWSMSNGYAHDANIHTYPRRALYPGALKGLTFSILTKKEDLDYACTSMQGYRVLLHTPIRVPRPSQQFFQLPLDQRVVGAIHPIMITTSESVKKFRPEKRECYFQTDRKLKYFKIYSSLNCRFECLTNYTLDVCGCVSFFMPRENGTKICGTASNDCLTFAEAVLQVTHHRSQLNQTQHGESDDSDVDCNCLPICDDLTYEVDISQSNWDWKKQKDAQGQKHQNYDTDKIHMSTLTLFFEYNSFIRSQRNELYGPTDFLANFGGLLGLFTGFSILSLLEIIYFLSVRMICNRYLYGFWAGPQM